tttcgtttacaaagacgagaaactcaccgagtggtcaggggtgttcactgatatgctcacacaaaaatcgcgttaaaagatgctttccaacagctgttttagcattcgttgttaacttgtggacctatttccccaaacgcctcacacccgtacattcttccgcttagagcttgaataataaacactccagcccaggaggtggcgctaatccgcctttgccaattgcaagaatagaaacaaagttcccggcgcggagtaataccgtacctcacaggacgtctaatacagtcaatggagttggtaaaaactacgataaaacctgttggaatgcgtcttttggagcgatttttgtgtgagcataccagtgaacacccctgaccactcggtgagtttcacgtctttgtaaacgaaagtttaatgcattttaggaaggattgttccagtgcacctataaagccattgtagaggtctgagctgaaacacaaacaagcgaaaattctcagggcagccgaaaatgtcgaaatttcagtcaaaaccattctatttgaccataaacaatctgaaaacagggctttaagtctaaaataccgaacttgtcctttaagtacctcaaaggtaaatattagtacctcaaaggtacatattgctaccaaatgtatacatatctgtatctAAATGGTCCATATTAGGAACTTTTTAAAGGTTACTGCCCCAGTGATAGCTTggaaccatttttttctgacactgTAACTAATATCGACTTGTCAGATGTTTGGTTTACTGGTCTTTGACCTGCTTTAAAGGTCAGCTCATCTTGCTCTTGCCCCGTATAGTCGTACAGCGCCCTGACTCGTACTCCTTTGCTGTCCTCATCGAATGGATTTTCACCTCCGTTGGTTTCGTCTACAGGTTGGGCGGCAGGTGGCTCATCGTCGGACCACTCGGCAGAATACTGCTGGTTCTTCTCATAGCTGCTCACGCTAAAGAGACGAGAGAACATCACAACAAGTTAgttttacaaaaatacattgGTGGTCTACCcataatgaaaataatttttttttaaacatttagcgGACAGATCTCTTTACCTGCCGCGGTCTCCAGTTTTCGGTGTGCCTTGATCTCCGCCCATTGACATTTGAGTTAAAGTCACTCCATCATGGTTCTTTTTAACCTTTTCTTTCTTATTTATGGAATGACTCAGATCTGGATTGAATTCCTGGTTCGTAGTCAAATAAGAAGTCAAATCACCCGGCTTACATTAGTAACAAAAGTAACTGGTTTGTTTGTGTATTATAGGTACTTTACCTCAAACTGTGGCCAGTTCATGTGCATGCCAGGCCCATGGTTATTACTAAACCACTTTAGATCTTCTTGAGCACTGGCTGACGTGATGGTTCGCTCCAGGTCCCGGTAAACTGTGGCATAGCTGCATGCAAgagcagtgttcgaattatgttcAAGATTATGTGGGGTCCCCATAAGCTAAGCCCCCCCCATCATTACAGGATCGCcgtgatttcacaaagtaagatgttATCCTAGATCAACGTTGTTATCAAAGAAACACCAAAtaacccttaactcaaactgtACCCCTtaaattagtgtgaaataatagtttgagaagaattttttaaaagcccctaAGCCAATCCTAAatcaaaaaatctgtcaattcctccagaaaacagcgtGAGGCGCACTTGAGagtttaaatttatttcagacagaaatcttttggattattttattgcgaaattgggccaaataatggacagtatcaCTTTGTGGCAACGCAGCAcgagaattttaaattcatgtagtattttaataaaaaccagggggaCCCCcccaatttatatttttgtgctttatagggGGCCCCACACagcttataggaggtccgggatCACCCCAGCCCCCCTTAATTCAAACACTAGGTACAAGTTTATGCACTACGATTTATCAGTAGATTCcaaatattaaaggaaaacaccaccgtttttcaatatttttctatgttcttacctcaacttagatgaattaatacatatctatcttttttcaacacgtgcacttaatctttgtatagcgccttgtgaatgtgttagcatttagcctagccccattcattccttaggatccaaactaaagttttattttgtgccaccatactcatgtaactactcatgtaaaagtcggaaaacatggaagtgtttggtgcttctaaattcatccctgtttggatcctaaggaatgaatggggctaggctaaatgctaacacattcacaaggcgctatacaaagattaagtgcacgcattgaaaaagatagttatgtattcatttatctaagttgaggtaagaacatagtaaaatatttaaaaatggtggtgttttcctttaaagataAGCATTgtaatcatttataaaaaatcaCCCTGGTATAGGGCTGGGCGATTCTGACCAAATGTCATATCTCGGTAATTGTGGGATGGCTTGCGATATACGATAAACATCTCTGTGTTTTCATGCAAGTCAAAGCCTCACGTTAGATGTCACAAATGACAGcatatgatgaaaataaaattcAAAGATGAGGTTGATATAAAGCTGACCTTTGGTTCTCAGTGAGGTTCAGATGTCGTTTGATATCTAGAAGAACCTCACGGAGGAAGTTTAACCTCTTCTCCTCAAACTGCTGACAGGGTTCAAACACGGCCTCCATGTTCTCAATGTACGGCGGTGTGCACTTGCCGAGCTCCTCCAGACTCTTATCATATTTCTCTTTGGcctaaaacacaaaaaatgcatgcaaatgTATAGTTTTGTATAGTTTTCATAAGTGACATGTGTCAGTCTTATATAATCAACCTGTTGCTCTTTCCTTATAAAATAGCATCAGTATATTGAGTAAGTGTTTGACATTATAGGTGCATTAGGGAAGTTTCTACGGTCTTCACTTATATGAGCAGCTGATCTCAGATCAGGCCTATCTGAGTCTACTGGGACTTTGGGTTTAAGTGCTTATAATGGATGCAGTGAGGTTAAAGGCTAATGAATTGGTTGTGCAGTTTATTGAACGTGTCTGCGGGATCCAGAGAGGAACAATAAAACTGATCTCAGGGGATCTGGACCTTCTGCTGTAATGAATAGCAGATAAAATCATGTGAAGATGTTTCAGTGGCCTGTTGTATATCAATACAGTTGTGGTGAGCATGCAAAGCTGATGTTTTGGTGTAAAGTTCAATTGACatagtagtattttttttcataaaaatataaccttgatatccgACTGAGTAAGGTACTGTAaaaaattgaaatcaaactttgatgctcctcatctcatcattagattatgagacagGGTCACGAATGATCTCAGGTGATGCTTCTCACAACGAAATTCACTTTTCTGGGCCATTTTAGAAAAATTGCatgaagacttttattttgctgACCTTCTGAACGTCATTTTTACACTTGTCCAGTTTCTCCTGAAGTTTCTTTTGCTGGTCTGATGTCACAGATGCTTCTGCTTTGCTATTGGCCTCTCTTGTTGATGCTATTTTCTCTTCCTTGCAGGCCATGTGGTACGTTTTCTTCGCTGTTTCCAACTGAAAATAAAAGACGAGagacaaaaaaactaaagtaaACCTAACTAAACATTCTATTAACATCTCAgcatattaaagggatagttcacaaaaaaatttaaatgatgtTATCAATAATTCACTTTCAATTTGTTACACACCtgtgtacatttctttgttctgctgaacacaaaagaagatattttgaaaattttttgaagcagatctggggcaccattgacttccatagtaggagtAAATAACActccactgcaaaaaaatgattttcaagaaaacattttcttagtatttttgtcttgttttcagtaaaaatatctaaaaattattttattaagatgctttttctttatgagcaaaatgacccaagaaaataagtctagtttttagaccaaaaatatcaaatttaagtgagtttgtgcataaaacaagcaaaaaaatctgccaatggggtaagcaaaaaaatcttgaatatttttcttaaacactaaattcaagaaaaattcaagaaaaatgtgcttaccccattggcagattttttgcttgttttatgcacaaaatcacttaaatttaataattttggtctaaaaactagacttattttcttgggtcgttttgctcatcaagaaaaagcatcttaatttaaaaatgttcagatatttttactgaaaaccagacaaaaatactaagaactttttttcttaaaatcctttttttgcagggtatggaagtgaatggtgccccagatatgTTTGTTATTACAATTTTtccaaaatatcttaatttgtgtttaaCACTACCAAGAAAtttgtacaggtttgtaaccacttgaaggtgagtaaatgatgacaacatttttatttttgggtgaactatccctttaagtaaatgATTTAGTATTTCTTCTGCATTTTAAATGGCATTAATCTTATAGACCAAACATCAAAAATCTAATCAAAACTTGCACTTTTATGGCCTTAGGATAATAAAATCCTTTCAGCTTTTTGGTGCAATTTCCGTGTGTGGAtctcatttgttttttttaattttctttggATCTACGCACCGCCAGAAGTTGTATATACCATATATTAGCACTTTTCTTTTGGCATCTACCCTTTATCAGTTTTTATATAGACAAAACATTCAAGGAAGACATTTCTGATTGATGTTTTGCCGTTAAAATTCATAAGAAACTGTGTATGACCTTGTTTAATCACCCGTTGGAAATGtttggttctctcacctctttgAGTTTTTTGGCCCAGGGCTTCTGGGCTTTTCTGAAGCCTTCTTCGGCCTCTTTGGTCTCTTTAAAGCTGCCCATCATTTGTTTGTGGTAGGAATCTTTCTGCCAATTCTTCACCTTCTCCAAGTCCTCGTTCAGCAGATTATTTTTAACCTCCTGATGCAACTCGCTGACTTTCTCAGCCTCGGTCATCATGGCGAGCCAGGCTCTCTCCAGAGTACCATACTGTGGTCCTGTGAGACGGACAGCATGCCAGTAAACAATGTTGAAAAGTTTATTGAAACATTTGCTTTTTAGGATTGTCACTTTGCATCGGttgaaagattttttttatacctCTCTCCACAAGCTGTCTCCATCTCTTCGACCAGTCGGTGAGCTGCTGTGCATAAGACTTTTCTATTTTGGCACGCTCCTGTATGCAATTCATCATGTCGTTACAGAGACGATGACCATCTTCGATCCGCTTCACTGTTCGCTTGTAGTTCCCAACCTGGTAAAACAGACAGTCTTTAAAATATCTGACCCTGGACTAGAAAACCATTCACAAgttgcacgggtatatttgtaacaatagccaacaatatatTGTATGGGTCACTGTCGATTTTATTTATGCCAAAATCATTAGggtattaagtaaagatcatgctCCATTAATATATTTGGTACATTTCCTACTgcaaatataaataacatttatttggtaatatgtgttgctaaggattttatttgtacaaatttaaaggcgattttctcaatatttagattttttttgcaccGCCAGATTCTAGATCTCGGCCAAATATCGTCATATCCAAACAAACCACACATCAATGGaaagattatttatttattcagatgatgtataaatctcaatttaaaaaagtggtTTTGTGGTCAAGGGTCACATTTATGAGGTTATGAAGGAAAATCTGTCatttcctatttttaaaaaaaatctattaaagGATTGGAAGCCATCAACCAAACCAAGCTGCTCTGAAGTGACCACAAAGTTTCATTAgaagtaaaaacattatttgaaaattCTCCGTTGGGAATTATGGGTAATGGAGATCTTCACCAGGTTTTCAAGTGAAAATAAAGCTTTATACGTTATTGGTTAATATCGACTCATATATGGAGAAACTGAACAGGATTTTAATTCCTCTCATATGTTGTGTTAAAGTTCATTTAACACTATGTTAACATCCCGTTGATCAATATAATGTGGATTTGACATTTACAAGGACATACAGCTCACAGTGTTAAAGGTCAATCAGTCAATAAGATAACAAGGAAACTGGTCTAGAAACATCAGCCAACAAACTGGACAATCATCCAAAATAACAAGACAGAAGCTTCATAGTTATGGATGTTTATACACGAAGACATTTATATGCACATTAATGATTCATGATATTAAACTCGGCACAGAATAGAAATAAGTCTGACCTCCCAGAAACTGTCTGTAGTCTCATCGGACATAGCCGCCTCATCGTAGGCTCCCGACATGATGTGAGATTCAGTTGTGCAGATTTGACGAACAAATGAAATTCACCATGAACTGCGGAAAAGACAAAATCAGAAAGATGGTAATAGTCAAATGAGGAGGTTCAATTTTACATAAATGATGCTTTGCAACTTATTTCAAATTTTCTTTTAATGCTTTATCCCTTATTTCTGTTTAggctttatttaatatttattgtaaaaaatgtaaaaatttctgggttatttttaagccatTATTGGGTCAACAGGAACAAACCCAAAGTGGCCCATTGGGTTGTAATGTAACCTATGCTGTGTTGTTTTCATCCATTGTTAGGTCCAAtataacattttctgggttaactTAACCCAACACTGAGCTGTttataacccagcattttcttacttagtatttttgttatgcttaagtacaaatatctaaaaattcttaaatcaagatgtgtTTTCCTGAAAAGCAAAATTACTTAAgaaattaagtctagttttcagacaaaaaatatacaatttacgtaaatttgtacttaaaataagcaaaaaaatctgccaatgtggtaagacattttttcttgaattaactgtttaagaaaaaagtttgggatttttgtcttaccccattggcagattttttttgcttgtattaagcacaaattcaattaaattttatgtttttttggcATAACTGCTTTGCaacttatttatatttttggcatacactgcaaaaaattattttcaagaaaaaaattctaagtatttgtatctttttttcagtaaaaatatctaaaatttcttaaattaagatgagcaaaacgactcaagaatataagtctagtttttataccaaaaatatcaaatttaagtgattttgtgcataaaacaagcaaaaaaatcttgaattttttttaaaacactaaattcaagaaaaataagcttaccccattggcagacttttttgcttgttttatgcacaaaataacttacatttgatatttgttcattGGGTgcttttgctcatcaagaaaaagcatcttaatttgagAAATATTagatatttttcaaaaaaaaaacaagacaaaaatactaagaattttttttcttgaaaataattttttaagaaagtaATTGTTTGCAGTGTAGCCTGCAACCGGTACAACACCAAATATTTTACCCATTAATTTACCTAAAATATTGCAAAGTGACTTCTGTTAATTTACCAATGGGACATTTTGTCTCATAActcataacacaaaacatacaCACATTGACCATTTTCTTACTTTACATACATCCAACTGTAATCAACAATCAGTAGTAAACCTTCTGAACCCAATAAAAATACTACACTACACAAttcaatatcataaaaatttaaGTGTGAATTGTGTACTGAGCATTAAGAAGTGAATTTGTGTAAAAATGTCATGTGGCCGAGTAAAACAcatttgcaaaatcactaaCAAAAACCAAGGTCTGAGTTAAAACTGGGTCCAGGGGAAATCTATCTGAAAACAGATCTGACGTTGAATAAATACactttaaaggtgccgtagaatgtaaaactgtatttatgtaggcatagatgaataataagagttctgtacatgaaaatgacaaacacgattgtttcctccttcttatgtaaacctcgtgcatgcacaagacagctggaaaacagaccaatctcaataTAAGTTACAGTCGTGATGTACGCccacaacattaaattaattacaatgttgttacaatgctataAACAAAGTtatgactgctgagttagcgctatatgctaattaatgttataTGCTAATGTTTAGGCTGCCtagttctactattgacattATGTTTTGCAGGTTCATACTGAAAAAACGTACCACCCAGAAACATCCTTTAACAATCTCttaacaattgattattcctcaaaatctgtctCTTCacctgatacagactcaaacataagatctgtttagacacacacacagagctactgaaggagctgctctgaaaaacagccaatcagagcagagctcaacattattattcatgaccccttcaaataaagaaatacactgcaaaaaatgtttttcaagaaaaaaaattcttagtattttttgtcttgttttcagtaaaaatatatttattattaaattaagatgctttttcttgatgagcaaaaccacccaagaaaataagtctagttttaagaccaaaaatatcaaatttaagtgattttgtgcataaaacaagcaaaaaaaatctgccaatggggtaagcaaaaaatcttgaacagtTTTCTTAAACACGAAATTCAaacaaaattcaagaaaaatttgcttacccgaTTGGCAGATtttctttgcttgttttatgcacaaaatcacttaaattagatatttttggtctaaaaactagacttacaATTCTAaggttgtaaatagacatgttaaaatacttaataaagccacaaaccttctatgtagatatcagaaaataatttaacatattatttcaatgcattctttggcacctttaacatGATTTTACAAGGTTATACCATTCGATTTCCTTCACTAACCATTTTAAATTTTGGCGAagagttaaaataacataaaacatatgtTGACACAACTTCaaattgcatattttatatAGCATGATATAAACTTTTAACAATAAACTCTTATTTAAACTTGGATGACAATACAATTTAGCTGCTGCTAAAGTACAACCATTAAAAATTATGtgacaaattatttaaaagtaaaaataacctACAAGGATCTTCACTTACTGATAAAACTTTAAAGATATATATCCTCTCATGTTAATAAATGGTTGATGGATAAAACTGAGCCCACCAATCTTTAACTAATTAAATGTTTCTGACAATGAAAGAACTGTAGTCTACTGACCTGAACCTTTGAAGAATCCAGTGACTTTTTCTTAAAGAGATTTTAAAGAATGTTATTTTTATCCTTTTATGGATTTATATCCTCACATAGAGAAAAGTTACTACAATGGTCAGTCTTAACACGAAAAGACAAACGCGTTGCTCCATCCCAACTGAATGTGATTAAATCACTGCCACTTTAATGTCTTTCTGTTCCACTTATGTGATTTATCTCAACAAAACGGCTCATTGATTTCTTCTTTCCAGACTGaattttactttaaaacaaaCCCGACGGCTCACAGGAAGTGATTACATCATCATCAGTTTACTCTCAATGAGTGATATCTTCACACTGACAGACGTCAATTATCATTCCTGACGGCCTGAATGCATGATGTCATAGAAAAATGATTGGCTAACAGTGATGATGTCATGGGGACCTGACAGGACAATGCATTGTGATTAGAGGGCCATGGAGGGCgggtttgatttttttaaatagggtGATGGGAGGGGGGCTCAGGAATTGGGTCAATGGGAACATATTAGAGAAACAAAAACAATGGCGTATGCCACAACGGAATCAAAACTGACCACAAAAGTGTGacatttaaaagatttttgCACTCATTTTTGTATGGTGTTTTTGTTAATCCTTTCAAATGGAGGGGGGCAAGTGGGAGGAGCTTTCAACACAGCACATGGCTCTTTTTGGCATGAGAAACAAAAGATCGGTAAAAAAAGTGGTTGAGCATCATATTGTTTAGATTTTACTTAGACTGTAGTGCGGGAGCTGAAAAAGATCATATCCCAAATACTATAAAAAATTGAATGCACATTATTGAAAGTCATTTAAGCAAGTACGTAAATGATCATTCAAATGATACGAGACAATCATACAACCCCAAACAAATGCAATGCAAGCCAACACAACAAAGATTACTGCACGTTTAAATGCATTCAAATACAAACTCCATTTAGCATGTGTGTTACGAGTCAGACGGCAAAAACAAATCATCATACCGTCTGTGCTCACGGAGAACGCTTCAAAACTTGGATTCAAAAGGAGAAATGCAACAAAAGGCTTACCCGATCCCCTGCGATGGGCCGCGATACAGACTGCATTCAGACCCCGGGCACGTAAGATCCCCACCAAACCAATCACAGCTCCTCTTAACCTCTCTACACCACACTTCTGGTCTATTTCACACCGTTTCTTACTAGGTAACTATTTGGTTGAGTTGAGTAACTGCAGATGTAGTTCAGCTTCTGTATCATTGGTGTTGGGGTGCAACAGCGTGTATGTGCGTGTGACTAATCACATTTGACTTGAGTTATTCTGACAGTGATGGGTGGGAGCTGGGGGGTGAAGAGGGGGTGGGAATTCAACTTTagggtttctgtttgttttaaaatatgtacgCTTATTCTTCCATAGTTTTTTTTCACCGCATTTTCAGTTAGACGACAAAATAAAGAGGGTTTTATAATGTTGTGCTCTCTGGAAATTGTAAATCTAGTAGAAATAATAAATCCAGTAGTAAGATCAGTTCAAAAGAAGAAGAATAGAAATTGTGCACAAAGTTAAAGGTGACGTTcatcctgatcccatttttaaaaatgtagttagtgtgtaatgttgctataatagcataaatatctgtaaaatgataaagctcaaagttcactgccaggcgatatattttctttaacagaattcgtcTTTCAAAGCATACAACGAACGGCTGGTTTGGATTCCAaacctctacttcctgctttaaagacgtcactagaacagttttttgactaaacgcCACCCACaagaatacgtcagtcgccagctaagctaacggcaagctaagctgctatcgaatcacaacacactaaacaaattacacaatcagaactcgttgcGTATTTCTGAAGAAGGGACTTCATTGAACaagcccgttttgaggacagtgaaaacagcgctatacagataagtaaattgtatgaaaaataccgcgtttttttacacgtgaaacatgaacacatgttataatGCGTTCTGTAAACAGAATCAaaacttcaaaaacacagaaagaacgggagctttaaagAGCCATTTTACAGCCAGCCTGATCTCGCGAGAATTCTTACATATTTTGTAAGTCggttaattcatatgaattagtacgatttttatatttttattattttaccattaactcttttcccgccattgacgagttatcacgtcaattaaaaaaaaaaacatttctctgccaatgacgctttcctgatgagtttttacagtaatctgtaattctgctattattcactagatggcgctcttaccaaatttatttaaaaaaaaactgaagcaaaaactaatttaatcaattttaaactccaagtatgttttgataatcgttttgAATTTGATCTCTAACATAATTCCTTTACAAACATACAATTATcgcagctttttgctcaaaatttggtatttttgaagaaacctacacatTTAAggggttataaaaagagaacaaatgaagataggatgaaagtgttttcccgttttgtttgtttgtttgaaagcagagggtctgttctttgatttgatatatttgtatgtttatacatttgttgtaaactctgcctctttggacaacacaagaggcattaaccccttacacgccgctcaaacatagacatttctcagaccgtggtattgatccctggtatcggggg
This Paramisgurnus dabryanus chromosome 7, PD_genome_1.1, whole genome shotgun sequence DNA region includes the following protein-coding sequences:
- the pacsin1b gene encoding protein kinase C and casein kinase substrate in neurons protein 1 isoform X1 — its product is MSGAYDEAAMSDETTDSFWEVGNYKRTVKRIEDGHRLCNDMMNCIQERAKIEKSYAQQLTDWSKRWRQLVERGPQYGTLERAWLAMMTEAEKVSELHQEVKNNLLNEDLEKVKNWQKDSYHKQMMGSFKETKEAEEGFRKAQKPWAKKLKELETAKKTYHMACKEEKIASTREANSKAEASVTSDQQKKLQEKLDKCKNDVQKAKEKYDKSLEELGKCTPPYIENMEAVFEPCQQFEEKRLNFLREVLLDIKRHLNLTENQSYATVYRDLERTITSASAQEDLKWFSNNHGPGMHMNWPQFEEFNPDLSHSINKKEKVKKNHDGVTLTQMSMGGDQGTPKTGDRGSVSSYEKNQQYSAEWSDDEPPAAQPVDETNGGENPFDEDSKGVRVRALYDYTGQEQDELTFKAGDELIKLEDEDEQGWCKGRLVNGQLGLYPANYVEPI
- the pacsin1b gene encoding protein kinase C and casein kinase substrate in neurons protein 1 isoform X2 encodes the protein MSGAYDEAAMSDETTDSFWEVGNYKRTVKRIEDGHRLCNDMMNCIQERAKIEKSYAQQLTDWSKRWRQLVERGPQYGTLERAWLAMMTEAEKVSELHQEVKNNLLNEDLEKVKNWQKDSYHKQMMGSFKETKEAEEGFRKAQKPWAKKLKELETAKKTYHMACKEEKIASTREANSKAEASVTSDQQKKLQEKLDKCKNDVQKAKEKYDKSLEELGKCTPPYIENMEAVFEPCQQFEEKRLNFLREVLLDIKRHLNLTENQSYATVYRDLERTITSASAQEDLKWFSNNHGPGMHMNWPQFEEFNPDLSHSINKKEKVKKNHDGVTLTQMSMGGDQGTPKTGDRGSVSSYEKNQQYSAEWSDDEPPAAQPVDETNGGENPFDEDSKGVRVRALYDYTGR
- the pacsin1b gene encoding protein kinase C and casein kinase substrate in neurons protein 1 isoform X3, giving the protein MSGAYDEAAMSDETTDSFWEVGNYKRTVKRIEDGHRLCNDMMNCIQERAKIEKSYAQQLTDWSKRWRQLVERGPQYGTLERAWLAMMTEAEKVSELHQEVKNNLLNEDLEKVKNWQKDSYHKQMMGSFKETKEAEEGFRKAQKPWAKKLKELETAKKTYHMACKEEKIASTREANSKAEASVTSDQQKKLQEKLDKCKNDVQKAKEKYDKSLEELGKCTPPYIENMEAVFEPCQQFEEKRLNFLREVLLDIKRHLNLTENQSYATVYRDLERTITSASAQEDLKWFSNNHGPGMHMNWPQFEEFNPDLSHSINKKEKVKKNHDGVTLTQMSMGGDQGTPKTGDRGSVSSYEKNQQYSAEWSDDEPPAAQPVDETNGGENPFDEDSKGVRVRALR
- the pacsin1b gene encoding protein kinase C and casein kinase substrate in neurons protein 1 isoform X4 — translated: MSGAYDEAAMSDETTDSFWEVGNYKRTVKRIEDGHRLCNDMMNCIQERAKIEKSYAQQLTDWSKRWRQLVERGPQYGTLERAWLAMMTEAEKVSELHQEVKNNLLNEDLEKVKNWQKDSYHKQMMGSFKETKEAEEGFRKAQKPWAKKLKELETAKKTYHMACKEEKIASTREANSKAEASVTSDQQKKLQEKLDKCKNDVQKAKEKYDKSLEELGKCTPPYIENMEAVFEPCQQFEEKRLNFLREVLLDIKRHLNLTENQSYATVYRDLERTITSASAQEDLKWFSNNHGPGMHMNWPQFEEFNPDLSHSINKKEKVKKNHDGVTLTQMSMGGDQGTPKTGDRGSVSSYEKNQQYSAEWSDDEPPAAQPVDETNGGENPFDEDSKGEMNSSS